From the genome of Pueribacillus theae, one region includes:
- a CDS encoding BMC domain-containing protein: MPKALGMIETRGLIGSIEAADAMVKAADVRLVTQEKIDAALVSVLVEGDVGAVQAAVEAGKEAADRVGELIASHVIPHPDEGIGELLKKEEPKEKPKPKEKMKKEETKAKPPQKNKGAKSKDGSSDMDK, encoded by the coding sequence TTGCCAAAGGCACTAGGGATGATTGAAACAAGGGGACTTATCGGTTCAATCGAAGCTGCCGACGCGATGGTGAAAGCCGCCGATGTCCGTTTAGTTACGCAAGAGAAAATTGATGCCGCATTAGTATCCGTCTTAGTCGAAGGTGATGTTGGCGCCGTTCAAGCAGCAGTAGAAGCCGGAAAAGAAGCCGCTGACCGAGTCGGAGAACTCATCGCATCCCACGTCATTCCACACCCTGACGAAGGGATCGGAGAACTTCTTAAAAAAGAAGAACCTAAGGAAAAACCAAAGCCAAAAGAAAAAATGAAAAAAGAAGAAACGAAAGCAAAACCACCCCAGAAAAATAAAGGGGCAAAGAGTAAGGATGGATCATCGGACATGGATAAATAA
- a CDS encoding EutN/CcmL family microcompartment protein → MQIGTVIGNVWATRKEDHLKGLKFLIVQPESPQGSAIDFAYIAVDRIGAGVGDKVMVTRGSAAANMTSDLRLPIDALIIGIVDSIDVERGDDFAKGTRDD, encoded by the coding sequence ATGCAAATCGGTACAGTGATTGGAAATGTTTGGGCGACAAGAAAAGAAGATCATTTAAAAGGGCTAAAATTTTTAATCGTCCAACCAGAGTCTCCTCAAGGATCGGCGATTGACTTTGCATACATTGCCGTTGACCGTATTGGCGCAGGTGTTGGGGACAAAGTGATGGTGACAAGAGGAAGCGCGGCTGCCAATATGACATCAGACCTTCGGTTACCAATTGATGCCCTAATTATCGGAATTGTTGATTCCATTGATGTAGAAAGAGGTGATGACTTTGCCAAAGGCACTAGGGATGATTGA
- a CDS encoding phosphate propanoyltransferase yields the protein MNQQVIQTIVEEVVQQLSNKPSSPKIIPIAVSARHCHLSKNDLKTLFGEGYELTKKADLSQPGQFAANETVSIIGPKGSIQNVRILGPTRNLTQVEVSKTDAIMLGLNPPLRESGDIKGSSPITILGPEGSIYLKEGLIIAKAHIHMHPEDAEAFQVKNGDYVRITTEDIRPVSFEQVLIRVSPNYKLEMHIDTDEANAGFITTGKKGKLIKYAGLS from the coding sequence ATGAACCAACAAGTCATTCAAACCATCGTAGAAGAGGTAGTTCAACAACTTTCGAATAAGCCCTCCTCCCCGAAAATTATTCCTATTGCCGTTTCGGCACGGCATTGTCATTTAAGTAAAAATGACTTGAAAACATTGTTCGGAGAGGGGTATGAATTGACAAAAAAAGCAGATTTATCCCAACCAGGGCAATTCGCCGCAAATGAAACGGTGTCAATCATCGGGCCAAAGGGAAGCATTCAAAATGTACGCATTCTTGGCCCCACAAGAAACCTTACGCAAGTTGAGGTTAGTAAGACTGACGCGATCATGCTTGGCTTAAATCCTCCTCTGAGGGAATCAGGCGATATTAAAGGCTCATCACCGATTACGATTTTAGGCCCCGAAGGAAGTATTTACTTAAAAGAAGGTTTAATTATCGCGAAGGCGCATATCCATATGCACCCGGAAGATGCAGAAGCCTTTCAAGTAAAAAATGGCGACTATGTCCGAATTACGACAGAGGACATACGCCCAGTGTCCTTTGAACAAGTGCTAATTCGCGTTTCACCAAACTATAAACTTGAAATGCATATTGACACCGATGAAGCAAATGCCGGTTTCATTACAACAGGTAAAAAAGGAAAATTAATCAAGTATGCAGGTTTATCATGA
- a CDS encoding BMC domain-containing protein, producing the protein MARELTALGMIETKGLVASIEAADAMVKAANVHLVGKVHVGGGIVTVLVRGDVGAVKAATESGSAAAQRVGELISVHVIPRPHNELESILPKIDLEL; encoded by the coding sequence ATGGCTAGAGAACTTACCGCATTAGGCATGATTGAAACGAAAGGACTCGTTGCTTCCATTGAAGCGGCTGACGCAATGGTAAAAGCGGCAAATGTACACTTAGTTGGAAAGGTACACGTCGGTGGAGGAATTGTAACCGTTCTTGTGCGAGGAGATGTTGGCGCGGTCAAAGCGGCGACAGAATCTGGATCCGCTGCTGCTCAACGTGTCGGCGAACTCATTTCTGTACATGTCATTCCACGCCCGCACAACGAGTTGGAAAGCATCCTGCCAAAAATTGACCTAGAACTTTGA
- a CDS encoding acetaldehyde dehydrogenase (acetylating): protein MPLDHDLQSVHEMREAVKKAKEAQLTYLRFSQQEVDEIVKKVSDAAFNQSLRLAQMAVEETGMGVVEHKKIKNEVGSKSVYESIRHEKTVGIINEDSVNKVVEIAEPYGLIAGIIPTTNPTSTAIFKTLISLKTRNAIVVSPHPSAVNCTIEALKICLQAAVEAGAPEGIIGWISKPTMMATTELMQHKDISLVLATGGGGLVRAAYSSGKPAYGVGPGNVPAYIEKTAKIDRAVKMIVDSKTFDNGTICATEQSLIIDRNVKQMAVRELRNNGAYFLSEKEKELMEKIISPTPGKLNSKIVGKDAVTIADMAGISVPSQTRLLIAEETKVGKDVPFSIEKLSPIFPLYTVNDYQEAKELCLKLLNLGGRGHTLSIHTNNEQVAKEFGLEMPVSRILINTLSSIGAVGATTNLMPSMTLGCGSFGGNITSDNITARHLINIKRMAYGVKDVDIPVSSQNSNASKNLKQSEDVERIVEQVLHKINPENPVDTDVISEMVNEVIKKYQMNEI from the coding sequence ATGCCATTGGATCATGATTTACAGTCTGTGCATGAAATGAGAGAAGCGGTGAAAAAAGCGAAAGAAGCTCAATTAACATATTTGCGTTTCTCTCAACAAGAAGTAGACGAAATCGTCAAAAAGGTTTCCGATGCTGCTTTTAATCAATCATTACGATTGGCACAGATGGCGGTTGAAGAAACAGGAATGGGGGTCGTAGAACATAAAAAAATAAAAAATGAAGTTGGCTCCAAAAGTGTGTATGAATCCATTCGCCATGAAAAAACAGTGGGAATCATTAACGAAGATTCGGTGAACAAAGTTGTGGAAATTGCTGAACCATATGGCCTTATCGCTGGTATTATCCCGACTACAAATCCAACATCAACAGCTATTTTCAAAACGTTAATTTCTTTAAAAACGAGAAATGCCATTGTAGTCAGTCCCCATCCCAGTGCAGTGAATTGTACAATCGAAGCATTAAAAATCTGCCTTCAAGCAGCTGTTGAAGCCGGTGCTCCAGAGGGTATTATTGGTTGGATATCTAAGCCAACGATGATGGCAACAACTGAATTAATGCAGCATAAAGATATTAGTTTGGTTCTAGCTACTGGTGGTGGAGGATTAGTACGTGCCGCGTATAGTTCGGGTAAACCGGCATATGGTGTTGGGCCTGGTAATGTACCAGCCTACATTGAGAAAACAGCGAAAATTGATCGCGCCGTGAAAATGATCGTTGATAGTAAAACATTCGATAATGGCACAATTTGTGCAACAGAACAAAGTTTAATTATCGATCGCAACGTGAAGCAAATGGCCGTTAGAGAGCTAAGAAATAACGGAGCATACTTTTTAAGTGAAAAAGAAAAGGAATTAATGGAAAAAATCATTTCCCCTACACCTGGCAAATTAAACTCTAAAATCGTAGGGAAAGATGCTGTAACAATTGCTGACATGGCTGGAATCTCTGTTCCGTCCCAAACAAGATTACTTATTGCAGAAGAAACGAAAGTGGGAAAGGATGTTCCTTTTTCTATTGAAAAATTATCTCCGATTTTTCCTTTATACACGGTGAATGATTATCAAGAAGCAAAAGAACTTTGTCTGAAGTTATTAAATTTGGGAGGGAGGGGACATACGTTATCGATTCATACGAATAATGAACAAGTGGCAAAAGAATTTGGTCTTGAGATGCCAGTTTCAAGGATTCTTATTAATACTCTTTCCTCGATCGGAGCCGTTGGCGCAACGACAAATTTGATGCCATCCATGACGCTCGGTTGTGGTTCATTTGGAGGAAACATCACATCAGACAACATTACTGCTCGCCATTTAATTAATATTAAACGAATGGCCTATGGGGTTAAGGATGTTGACATACCTGTTTCTTCCCAAAATTCAAATGCAAGTAAAAATTTGAAGCAGTCAGAAGATGTTGAACGAATTGTTGAACAAGTGTTACACAAAATCAATCCTGAAAACCCAGTTGATACAGATGTGATTTCTGAAATGGTAAACGAAGTAATTAAAAAATATCAAATGAATGAAATATAG
- the eutL gene encoding ethanolamine utilization microcompartment protein EutL, translating to MNLERVHAEILAVRLIPNVDHGLARQLQLNQYHRSLAIFTTTIDDIGYTALDEATKRADVEAVYARSFYAGADHASGPLSGEFIGILAAPNPDEVKSGMEAVKQTVENDAFFEAVNQDKTHVLYAHVVSSTGSYLSKEAGIKMGEPLAYLIAPPLEAMYGLDAALKASDVELKKFFGPPSETNFGGGLLTGSQSACQAAADAFRDCIIEIAKQPIHY from the coding sequence ATGAACTTGGAGAGGGTTCATGCTGAGATTCTTGCAGTTCGGCTCATACCAAATGTCGATCATGGATTAGCTAGACAATTGCAATTAAATCAATACCATCGCAGTCTTGCGATTTTTACGACGACAATCGATGATATTGGCTACACGGCATTGGATGAAGCAACGAAAAGGGCAGATGTAGAAGCGGTTTACGCACGCTCTTTTTATGCCGGGGCCGATCATGCTTCAGGCCCACTGTCTGGTGAGTTTATTGGCATACTTGCAGCTCCTAATCCCGATGAAGTGAAGAGCGGAATGGAAGCTGTAAAACAAACTGTTGAAAATGATGCTTTCTTTGAAGCAGTAAATCAAGATAAAACGCATGTACTTTATGCGCATGTTGTTTCAAGTACGGGCAGTTACTTATCCAAGGAAGCAGGCATCAAGATGGGAGAACCACTCGCTTATCTTATTGCCCCGCCGCTTGAAGCCATGTATGGACTCGATGCGGCTTTGAAGGCATCGGATGTTGAATTAAAAAAGTTTTTTGGGCCTCCTTCTGAAACAAACTTTGGCGGAGGATTGCTAACCGGCTCCCAATCCGCATGCCAAGCCGCTGCAGACGCGTTTCGCGATTGCATTATTGAAATAGCAAAACAGCCAATTCACTACTAG
- the eutC gene encoding ethanolamine ammonia-lyase subunit EutC, with the protein MDRELVEKVTKMILSKMSESGIRRDETRDVTVKFWNHGTPKPEVTNLTTPPFQPFQDESNDKPTVKLYNNKTVEAEKEKSSSDKRKENTTDDMIENTIGIENPIHPDELMNLVNKTPARIGIGRAGLRPKTKTWLKFRFDHAAAVDAVYGHVDEEILKKLNLFSVNTKVDDKEVYIRRPDFGRKLSDEAKQLLEQKCIKSPTVQIIVSDGLSSKAIDKNIEDVYLSLGQSLKSQGIDVGTPFFINKGRVAVMDEVGELLKPKVVVLLIGERPGLVSAESLSAYLCYEPRIGTIEADRMVISNIHRGGIPPVEAGAYLGTVVQKILKYEASGVGLVQREG; encoded by the coding sequence GTGGATCGTGAGTTGGTGGAAAAGGTTACGAAAATGATATTAAGTAAAATGAGCGAAAGTGGGATAAGGAGAGATGAAACAAGAGATGTGACTGTTAAGTTTTGGAACCACGGTACACCTAAACCAGAAGTAACAAATTTAACTACGCCTCCTTTTCAACCATTTCAAGATGAATCGAATGATAAACCAACCGTAAAGCTTTATAACAATAAAACGGTGGAAGCGGAAAAGGAAAAGTCTAGTTCGGACAAACGTAAAGAAAACACAACAGACGACATGATTGAAAATACAATCGGAATTGAAAATCCAATCCATCCGGATGAACTTATGAATCTAGTAAATAAAACACCTGCAAGGATTGGGATCGGAAGAGCGGGCTTACGGCCAAAGACGAAAACATGGTTAAAATTCCGTTTCGACCATGCTGCGGCTGTCGATGCTGTGTACGGTCATGTGGATGAAGAAATTTTGAAAAAGTTAAACCTGTTCTCAGTAAATACGAAAGTGGACGATAAGGAGGTGTACATTCGCCGTCCTGATTTTGGCCGAAAACTGTCAGACGAAGCAAAGCAGTTGCTTGAACAAAAGTGTATCAAGTCTCCTACTGTCCAAATTATCGTTTCAGATGGCCTTAGTTCTAAAGCGATCGATAAAAATATCGAAGATGTGTATCTGTCATTAGGGCAATCATTAAAGAGTCAAGGAATAGATGTTGGGACTCCTTTCTTTATTAATAAAGGAAGGGTCGCTGTAATGGATGAAGTTGGGGAATTGCTAAAACCGAAAGTTGTCGTTTTATTAATTGGTGAACGCCCAGGATTGGTAAGTGCTGAATCATTAAGTGCTTATTTATGCTATGAGCCGAGAATAGGAACGATTGAAGCGGATCGGATGGTCATTTCGAATATTCATAGGGGAGGGATTCCTCCAGTAGAAGCTGGTGCATATTTAGGAACAGTCGTTCAAAAGATTTTAAAATATGAAGCTAGTGGAGTAGGACTCGTACAAAGAGAGGGGTAG
- a CDS encoding ethanolamine ammonia-lyase subunit EutB, whose amino-acid sequence MNLKTTLFGNVYQFSSLKDLFAKANEEKSGDRLAGIAAETVQERIAAKEVLSDLTLADIRNHPLLPPEEDEVSKIIESQINEPIYQSIKNWSVAELREYILNDATTGEDLKRLSRGLNSEMIAAAAKLMSNLDLVHAADKLEVLSKCNITIGQKGVLASRLQPNHPTDNVEGMIASLKEGLSYGIGDAVIGINPVDDSVESVKRLLHATHDFIQEWSVPSQNCVLAHVTAQMKAIEQGAPADMIFQSIAGTEAANRSFGISASLLEEANDMALTLGTGTGPQRLYFETGQGSELSAEAHFGIDQMTLESRNYGFARYYDPYIVNTVVGFIGPEYLYDNKQVIRAGLEDHFMGKMHCIPMGVDICYTNHIKADQNDIENLGVLLTAAGVNFIIATPMGDDCMLNYQSMSYHDVAALRQTMKKRPAPLFEQWLEKMGIFENGKLSKLAGDPTIFTR is encoded by the coding sequence TTGAATTTAAAGACAACGCTATTTGGAAATGTCTATCAATTTTCTTCTTTAAAAGATTTGTTTGCCAAAGCAAATGAGGAAAAATCTGGTGATCGATTGGCCGGTATTGCGGCGGAAACTGTACAAGAAAGAATTGCTGCGAAAGAAGTACTAAGTGATTTAACATTAGCTGATATTCGAAACCATCCGTTGCTCCCGCCAGAAGAAGATGAAGTATCAAAAATAATTGAGAGCCAAATCAATGAACCGATCTATCAATCAATTAAAAATTGGTCGGTTGCTGAATTAAGAGAATATATTTTAAATGATGCTACAACAGGCGAAGATTTAAAACGTCTCAGTCGAGGGTTAAACAGTGAAATGATTGCTGCTGCGGCAAAGCTGATGTCTAACTTGGATCTTGTACATGCCGCTGACAAACTAGAAGTTTTATCAAAATGTAATATTACAATTGGTCAAAAAGGAGTGCTTGCTTCAAGGCTTCAACCAAACCATCCAACCGATAATGTGGAAGGGATGATCGCTTCTTTAAAGGAAGGACTTTCATACGGAATCGGAGATGCGGTTATCGGCATTAATCCAGTCGATGATTCCGTCGAAAGCGTAAAGCGGCTTTTGCATGCAACACATGATTTTATTCAAGAGTGGTCTGTCCCAAGTCAAAATTGTGTATTGGCACATGTCACTGCTCAAATGAAAGCGATTGAACAAGGTGCTCCAGCGGACATGATTTTCCAAAGTATCGCGGGGACGGAAGCGGCTAACCGTTCATTTGGCATAAGCGCATCCCTCCTGGAAGAAGCAAATGACATGGCATTAACACTCGGGACAGGAACTGGCCCGCAACGTTTGTACTTTGAAACAGGGCAAGGTTCGGAATTGTCGGCAGAAGCGCATTTTGGGATTGACCAAATGACGCTAGAATCTAGAAACTATGGATTTGCCCGCTACTATGATCCTTACATCGTAAATACAGTTGTTGGATTTATAGGGCCGGAATATTTATATGATAACAAACAAGTGATAAGAGCTGGGCTAGAAGATCATTTTATGGGCAAAATGCATTGCATTCCAATGGGAGTTGACATTTGTTATACGAATCACATTAAAGCGGATCAAAATGATATTGAAAATTTGGGCGTACTGCTTACAGCCGCTGGTGTAAATTTCATTATCGCGACACCTATGGGGGATGATTGTATGCTTAATTATCAATCGATGAGTTATCACGATGTTGCTGCGTTGAGGCAAACGATGAAAAAGCGACCGGCGCCGCTGTTTGAACAATGGCTTGAAAAGATGGGGATCTTTGAAAATGGAAAACTAAGCAAGCTGGCTGGGGATCCAACCATTTTTACACGATAG
- a CDS encoding ethanolamine ammonia-lyase reactivating factor EutA encodes MKHYNPQKEEMISAGIDIGTSTTKVIISKFSLMNTAGGAHMPRIEIIDKEIIYRSPIHRTPLLSPTTIDMDKVEEIVKNEYEKAGVSSRDIKTGAVIITGETATKTNAEEMIHHLSNHAGEFLVATAGPDLESMIAAKGSGAYDYSKKTEKTIANIDIGGGTTNVAVYRFGKLCGTCTLHIGGRLVEFEEHQIQNVSLPVKKLLQTIGIDLQKGQQYEESNLKKLTDFMASVIARMLQKRLTETDKILLLGHEPNWTESVEAIMFSGGVGDCIYQLDNQQLLHNQYHDIGVLLATSLKENSDLMNWDWIVPTETVRATVLGAGTQTTEISGATIQVETENLPIKNLPVYQICLEHDFEKGLQKIARAMEEAIEIFDPQREGQNFALCLTDVPYLRFCEVQQLASVLLDAIKIKPHQNQPLVIVLESDHAKALGQTLNVQSKEQSVICIDQIQVEHGDYLDIGQELQTGVVPVVIKTLTFHG; translated from the coding sequence TTGAAACATTACAATCCGCAAAAAGAAGAAATGATCAGCGCCGGTATCGATATTGGAACAAGTACCACAAAGGTGATCATTAGCAAATTTTCGTTAATGAATACGGCAGGCGGGGCACATATGCCAAGAATAGAGATTATCGATAAGGAAATTATTTATCGAAGTCCGATTCATCGTACACCACTCTTATCTCCTACAACAATTGATATGGATAAAGTGGAAGAAATTGTAAAAAATGAGTACGAAAAGGCAGGGGTAAGTTCTCGCGATATAAAAACTGGAGCGGTCATTATTACAGGTGAGACAGCGACGAAAACAAACGCCGAAGAAATGATTCACCACTTATCGAACCATGCGGGAGAATTTCTCGTTGCAACTGCAGGTCCTGATTTAGAAAGTATGATTGCTGCGAAAGGTTCGGGTGCCTATGACTATTCAAAAAAAACGGAAAAAACGATTGCCAATATCGATATCGGCGGTGGAACAACGAATGTAGCAGTCTATCGTTTCGGAAAATTGTGCGGTACGTGTACATTGCATATTGGTGGTAGGTTGGTTGAATTTGAAGAGCATCAGATCCAAAATGTCTCTTTGCCTGTAAAAAAATTACTCCAAACAATAGGCATTGACTTACAAAAAGGCCAACAGTATGAAGAAAGTAATTTGAAAAAATTAACAGATTTTATGGCGTCTGTTATTGCGAGAATGTTACAAAAAAGATTAACTGAAACTGACAAAATCCTTCTTTTAGGTCATGAACCGAATTGGACTGAGAGTGTGGAGGCAATTATGTTTTCTGGTGGGGTTGGAGATTGTATTTATCAACTAGATAATCAACAACTTCTTCATAATCAATATCACGACATAGGGGTTCTACTTGCGACATCCTTAAAAGAAAATTCGGATTTGATGAACTGGGATTGGATAGTCCCCACGGAGACAGTAAGAGCGACGGTACTTGGAGCAGGAACGCAAACAACTGAAATTAGCGGAGCAACGATTCAGGTCGAAACTGAAAACTTACCGATAAAAAATCTGCCAGTTTATCAAATTTGTTTGGAGCATGATTTTGAAAAAGGCTTGCAAAAAATAGCAAGGGCGATGGAAGAAGCGATTGAAATCTTTGACCCTCAGCGGGAAGGCCAAAATTTCGCACTCTGTTTAACTGATGTTCCTTATTTACGTTTTTGCGAAGTTCAACAATTAGCCTCTGTTTTATTAGATGCAATAAAAATAAAACCACATCAAAACCAACCTTTAGTCATCGTGCTGGAAAGTGATCATGCGAAAGCACTGGGTCAAACGTTGAATGTTCAATCGAAAGAGCAAAGTGTTATCTGTATTGATCAAATTCAAGTAGAACACGGGGATTACCTTGATATTGGCCAAGAGTTACAAACAGGAGTTGTCCCAGTCGTTATTAAAACACTCACTTTCCATGGGTAA
- a CDS encoding EutP/PduV family microcompartment system protein, with product MNRAMLIGSIGAGKSTLTHALLENKIEARKTQSLTYYDWIVDTPGEYTENPLFYKNIMATSLEVTHILYLQDATNKKSIFPPGFSGGFTKLPIGVVTKADSEAANVDLAIEQLKRAITRGPIIVSSSLEKKGLKEIRDLVKCNTMQEMKDYVLTNQSNDIFFHETLYK from the coding sequence ATGAATCGCGCAATGCTAATCGGTTCAATTGGTGCCGGGAAATCGACGCTAACACATGCCTTACTGGAAAACAAGATCGAGGCGAGGAAGACACAATCTTTAACTTATTATGATTGGATTGTTGATACACCCGGGGAGTATACTGAAAACCCGTTATTTTATAAAAATATTATGGCAACTTCCCTTGAAGTCACCCATATTTTATATTTGCAGGATGCAACGAATAAAAAATCGATTTTTCCTCCAGGGTTTAGCGGCGGTTTTACAAAGCTGCCAATAGGCGTCGTAACAAAAGCGGATTCAGAGGCTGCAAATGTCGATTTGGCCATTGAACAATTAAAACGGGCTATAACAAGAGGCCCGATTATTGTATCTTCCTCTTTAGAAAAAAAAGGATTAAAAGAGATTCGAGATCTAGTAAAATGCAATACGATGCAGGAAATGAAAGACTATGTTTTAACCAATCAATCTAACGATATTTTTTTCCATGAAACCCTTTACAAGTAG
- the eutS gene encoding ethanolamine utilization microcompartment protein EutS, giving the protein MNEEKKRFIQEFVPGKQVTLSHLIANPDADMFEKLGIQQSGALGILTLTPSETVIIAGDLATKAANVSIGFLDRFTGSLVIVGSVSEVEMAMKEINRFLSETLGYTPSSITKS; this is encoded by the coding sequence ATGAATGAAGAAAAAAAGCGGTTCATTCAAGAGTTTGTCCCGGGGAAGCAAGTGACATTAAGTCATTTAATTGCCAATCCTGACGCAGATATGTTTGAAAAGTTAGGAATTCAACAATCGGGAGCCCTCGGTATTTTAACATTAACACCTAGTGAAACAGTGATCATAGCAGGAGATTTAGCTACAAAAGCAGCAAACGTATCAATCGGTTTTCTTGATCGCTTCACAGGAAGTTTAGTAATCGTTGGAAGTGTATCTGAAGTGGAAATGGCGATGAAGGAAATCAATCGCTTTCTTTCAGAAACGCTCGGATATACCCCATCCTCTATTACGAAATCTTAA
- a CDS encoding ANTAR domain-containing response regulator, whose amino-acid sequence MAKKILIVEDESIVRLDVSLMLKEAGYEVIGEANNGEKAIEMLHSLKPDLIIMDIKMPKLNGLKASEIISSKYNIPIVLLTAYSQREFVDKAKNANIFGYLVKPINESNLIPAVEIALKQAENANTYKEKLVELDSKLKSRKVVEKAKGILMDRFQLTEEDAHRKMRKISMDKQVPLDKIAKSILTKYSS is encoded by the coding sequence ATGGCTAAAAAAATTTTGATTGTTGAAGATGAGTCGATCGTTCGATTGGATGTCTCGCTTATGTTAAAAGAGGCTGGATACGAAGTGATTGGCGAAGCAAATAATGGTGAAAAAGCGATTGAAATGTTACACTCCTTAAAACCAGATCTTATTATCATGGATATTAAGATGCCTAAATTAAATGGATTGAAAGCTAGTGAAATTATTTCTTCTAAATATAATATACCTATCGTTCTCTTGACAGCATACAGCCAGCGTGAGTTTGTAGATAAAGCAAAGAACGCAAATATATTTGGTTACTTAGTAAAGCCCATTAATGAATCGAATCTAATACCTGCTGTAGAAATAGCGTTGAAACAAGCAGAAAATGCAAACACGTATAAAGAAAAACTGGTTGAACTAGATAGTAAGTTAAAAAGTAGAAAGGTTGTTGAAAAAGCAAAAGGGATTTTAATGGACCGATTTCAGTTAACCGAAGAAGATGCACATAGAAAAATGAGAAAAATAAGCATGGATAAACAAGTGCCATTAGATAAAATAGCAAAATCTATTTTAACAAAATACAGCTCTTAA